A single window of Nasonia vitripennis strain AsymCx chromosome 4, Nvit_psr_1.1, whole genome shotgun sequence DNA harbors:
- the LOC107981410 gene encoding uncharacterized protein LOC107981410, translating to MKFLIFVISLFTVVARSRQSLADIEACASQYGVENVTRIPDNDRPFKQRDPDYECLRACLWRKQGIMKNGKFDLDKAFNYFKKTTRFPLTVFKEKLSVCVEKGNQEKNECGVTRVYVDCMNGSPKARK from the exons ATGaagtttctaatttttgtgatAAGTTTATTTACCGTCGTG GCAAGATCTCGGCAAAGCCTTGCGGATATAGAAGCATGCGCTTCTCAATATGGAGTCGAAAACGTTACGAGGATTCCAGATAACGATAGACCGTTCAAACAGAGAGATCCAGACTATGAATGCCTTCGTGCTTGTTTATGGAGGAAGCAAGGAATA ATGAAAAACGGAAAATTCGATCTCGATAAGGCATTCAACTATTTCAAAAAGACTACAAGATTTCCTTTGACAGTCTTTAAAGAAAAACTAAGCGTCTGTGTTGAGAAAG gaaatcaagaaaaaaacgAGTGCGGTGTAACAAGAGTATACGTCGATTGCATGAACGGTAGTCCGAAAGCACGGAAGTGA
- the LOC100677966 gene encoding pheromone-binding protein Gp-9: MKLLIFVISFFIVAAHSQPRSMDWKGCMEEIGVSKDDVKSTEWGDPKSRCVLACTFKKVGVINDGKVVFDVAFDITKGEAQDSSHDKYIEEKVNSCIEKAHQETNECDVSYVFMECMKTNNNTAKMANGTMSI; encoded by the exons ATGAAGCTtcttatttttgtgataagtttttttattgttgct GCGCATTCGCAGCCAAGAAGTATGGACTGGAAAGGATGCATGGAGGAAATTGGAGTGAGCAAAG ATGACGTTAAGTCAACTGAGTGGGGTGATCCTAAATCAAGATGCGTTCTTGCTTGCACGTTTAAAAAAGTGGGAGTA atCAACGATGGCAAAGTGGTTTTTGACGTGGCATTTGATATAACCAAAGGAGAAGCCCAAGATTCTTCACATGACAAATATatcgaagaaaaagtaaatagcTGCATTGAAAAAG CACACCAAGAAACAAATGAATGTGATGTATCGTATGTCTTTATGGAATGCATGAAGACTAATAATAACACTGCAAAAATGGCAAATGGAACCATGTCAATATAA